The following DNA comes from Buttiauxella agrestis.
GACCATCGTTGTCAGAAAAGTAATGTAAGCCATCTACTTTACCGTACAGATCTAATTTGTTGCCGTCTTTGTTATAAATTTCGGCCGCATGAGCGGTGCCTGCTACCAGCAATGCTGGAACCAGGAGGGACAGTGCTTTAACTTTCATGTTATTAACCCTCTGTTATATGCCTTTTTATATGCCACTGCTTACTGATTGTTTTTCCAATCAGTCGGCGAACCCATTGTCCAAAACAAATACAGATTAATCCAATCCGAATATGATACTAAAACCATAGAGATGTTTCATTTATCCATATAGGTGTTTCAAAATGTAAATATGATGGAACTTTTTTCAGCACGAAAAGACAATTATATAAGCACTAAAAGTTAAAACAAATAAAACCAAAAGAAAAATCAAATACTTACTGCAAAATAAAATCAGTAGCACTGAATGATAAAACATACTGCTGATTTATATATAAAATAACTCCCGCTATCATCATTAACTTTATTTATTACCGTCATTCATCTCTGAATGTCTGTTTACCCCTATTTTGGACCGGATGCTTGCATCCGGTTTTTTTTACGCTTCTTTACGTAACTTTAATCATTCTGTGCTACTCCCTTCAAAAATGTAATGACTATTAAGAAATCCACCCTCGATACGATTAATGCCGCTTCGCTTAGCAGGAACTTTCTCTAAGAAGAAAAGCAAAATAAAAAATCATTTCAAATATAATAATTGTACAGACGTGATTATTTTGTACAAAAACACCCCACCTCAATCGTACAAAATACGCGCCGTTTACCGTTCCCATTCTGGCTAATTTTCAGTAACCTGGAAATGTACCCATTTGGAATTATACTCGTTGGGTTTCAAAGAGAGTCGATGACGCCAGTGCCTGATAAAGGTATTCTTAGCGCTGGTTTTTTGGTGACAGTTCTACCGTCTGTCAGGCTTATCTGCGGGTAGAACAGAACAGTGGTTTTATTAAAGTGGCGAATGCTCGCCGGGTTGCGCGCTAACAATGAGTCAGTCAGACAGTATGATCCCTAATAAATTTTCGCTTATCCCCGGCAATATCACGCGCTTCTTTCTGCTATTGATCGTGATATTGCTCGTTGCCATGGGCGTCATGGTGCAAAGCGCCGTCAACACCTGGCTGAAAGATAAGAGCTATCAGATTGTAGATATCACGCACGCGCTGCATAAGCGCATCGATACCTACCGTTACGCCACCTGGCAAATCTATGACAACATTGCCGTGTCGACATCTCCGGCAAGTGAAGGTCTGCAAGAAACCCGTCTGCGCCAGGATGTTTATTATTTAGAGAAACCTCGCCGCAAAACCGAAGCCCTGATTTTTGGCTCTCACGACAGCTCAACCCTGGACATGACCCAACGTATTTCGACCTATCTCGATACGCTGTGGGGTGCCGAAAATAGCCCATGGTCGATGTATTATTTAAACGGCCAGGACAACAGCATGATCCTGGTTTCTACCCTGCCGCTTAAAGATCTCTCATCCGGCCTTAAGGAGAGTGGCGTAGGTTCCATTGTCGATTCACGTCGTGCCGAGATGTTGCAACAGGCCAACGCGCTTGATGAACGTGAGAGTTTCTCTTCATTACGCCATCTGGCCTGGCAAAACGGCCATTACTTCACCCTGCGCACGACCTTTAACCAGCCGGGGCATCTGGCAACCGTCGTCGCGTTTGATTTGCCGATTAACGATTTAATTCCGCCAACGATGTCACTGGATAGTTTCCGTCTGGAAAATAATGATGCCCAGCTTCCGGGCAAGAGTGCCGATAAAGAGGGACCGGATAGCATCACCATTAACTTTAACGGCGCGAAAATCGAAATTGCTTCGCCGCTTGCCACTACCGATTTGCGTCTGGTGTGGCAGGTTCCACTTGGCACGTTGTTGATGGACACCTTGCAGAATATTTTGCTGCCACTGCTGCTTAATATCGGCCTGCTGGCACTCGCGTTGTTTGGCTTTACGACTTTCCGCCAGCAGGCTGCGCGCCCTGTCGAAACCCAAAGCGGCAACGCCGAGTTACAAATCCTGCGAGCCTTAAATGAAGAGATTGTCACGCAACTGCCACTTGGCCTGCTGGTGCATGATCTGGACTCTAACCGTACGGTCATTAGTAATAAAATTGCCGACCATCTGCTGCCGCATCTGAATCTGCAAAACATTATTGCGATGGCCGATCAGCATCAGGGTGTGATTCAAGCCACGATCAATAACGAACTGTACGAAATCCGGCAGTTCCGTAGTCAGATTGCTCCACGCACGCAGATTTTTGTGATTCGCGATCAGGACCGCGAAATTCTGGTGAATAAAAAGCTCAAACAAGCGCAACGTTTATACGAGAAAAATCAGCAAGGACGCATCGCGTTCATGCGGCATATCGGAGAGGCGTTACAGCTTCCGGTGAAGAGTATTGCAGAGCATGCCAGCGCGTTAAACACTCCAGAGGCGCGTGTCGTCGCTAATGAAGCGCAAAGTATTGCGCGTCTGGTGGATGAAATTCAGTTGCTGAATATGCTCGAAACCGACGCATGGAAAACCAATGCCACAAAGTTTGCCATCCAACCTTTGATTGATGAAGTCGCCCTGGAAATGCTGCCAATTATCAAACGCAAAGGTTTGCAGCTGCTGATAAATAATCACCTGACAACGGATGAAGAACGTCATGGCGACCGCGAAGCCTTGCGCAAAGCCTTGCAATTACTGCTCAATTACTCGGTGACGACCACTCAGATTGGTAAAATCACTCTGGATATCACCGAAGAAGAATCCGGTCCTGACCGTTTACTGTTCCGTATTCTGGACACCGGCGAAGGCATTAGTCATGGCGAAGTCGATAATCTTCACTTCCCTTTCCTTAACGAAACCAGCGAGGATCGTTACGGGCAAGCCAACGGCTTAACGTTCTATTTGTGCAACCAGCTGTCACGCAAATTAGGCGGGCATCTGAATATTAAAACCCGTGAGGGGATTGGTACGCGCTATAACCTGCACATCAAAATGACGGCAGAGCCGCAGCACGAAGAACAGGAAGAGAAATTGCTTGATGATGTCGTGGCAATGATTGATATCACCTCGAATGAAGTGCGGAATATCGTCACTCGTCTGCTGGAGAATTGGGGAGCACAATGCATCACCCCGGATGAAAGACTGGCAAGTCAAGAGTTTGATATCTTCCTGACAGATAATCCGTCTAATCTTACATCTTCTGGTTTGCTTTTAAGCGATGATGAGAACGGAATGCGGAAAATTGGCCCAGGCCAATTCCGCGTTAACTTTAATATCAGCAATGCCATGCAGGATGCGGTGCTACAACTGATAGAGGAGCAACTGGCGCAAGAAGGTGCATCCGAATCCCCGTTAGGTGGTGACGAAAATGCGCAACTTCATGCCAGCGGCTATTACGCGCTGTTTGTTGACACAGTACCGGAAGATGTTAGGAGATTGTATACTGAATCTGCGGCGCACGATTTCGCAGCGTTAGCGCAGACAGCTCACCGCTTAAAGGGGGTGTTTGCAATGCTCAATCTGGTACCCGGCAAGCAGTTATGTGAAACGTTAGAGCATCACATTCGTGAAAGTGATGCTACCAACATACAAAAATATACCAGCGATATTGACGCTTACGTCAAGAGTTTGCTGTAGCAAGGTAGCCTATTACATGAACAGTATGAACGTAATTATTGCCGACGACCATCCGATTGTCCTGTTCGGCATTCGTAAATCTCTCGAGCAGATCGAGTGGGTGAATGTTGTCGGTGAATTTGAAGATTCCACAGCGCTTATCAATAATCTGCCAAAACTTGATGCTCATGTTTTGATAACCGATCTCTCAATGCCTGGCGACAAATACGGCGATGGCATTACGCTTATCAAATACATTAAGCGCCATTTCCCGAATATCTCCATCATCGTTCTGACGATGAATAACAACCCGGCGATTTTGAGTGCGGTATTAGAACTTGATATCGAAGGGATTGTATTGAAGCAAGGCGCGCCAACCGACTTACCAAAAGCTCTGGCCGCATTGCAGAAAGGCAAAAAATTCACCCCGGAAAGCGTTTCACGCCTGCTGGAAAAAATCAGCGCGGGCGGTTACGGCGACAAACGTTTGTCTCCAAAAGAGAGCGAAGTATTGCGCCTGTTCGCGGAAGGTTTCCTGGTGACTGAAATTGCCCGTAAGCTGAACCGCAGCATCAAAACCATCAGTAGCCAGAAGAAATCAGCCATGATGAAACTGGGTGTGGAAAATGACATTGCGTTGCTGAACTATCTTTCGTCAGTGAGCCTGTCCCCGGCTGACAAAGAATAATTTCTACCCGTCATACTTCAAGTTGCAGCTGTGTTGGCTGCTCTCACTCACCCCAGTCACTTACTTTAGTAAGCTCCTGGGGATGAGTTCTCTTGCCGCCTGGCTGTAACTCGAATTATTCGGGCATAAACCCTAATCCTGCTTTGCAGAACTACAACTCCCTACTGCTACGCACCCTTGCGGCATAGAGATCGACAGTC
Coding sequences within:
- the rcsD gene encoding phosphotransferase RcsD; its protein translation is MSQSDSMIPNKFSLIPGNITRFFLLLIVILLVAMGVMVQSAVNTWLKDKSYQIVDITHALHKRIDTYRYATWQIYDNIAVSTSPASEGLQETRLRQDVYYLEKPRRKTEALIFGSHDSSTLDMTQRISTYLDTLWGAENSPWSMYYLNGQDNSMILVSTLPLKDLSSGLKESGVGSIVDSRRAEMLQQANALDERESFSSLRHLAWQNGHYFTLRTTFNQPGHLATVVAFDLPINDLIPPTMSLDSFRLENNDAQLPGKSADKEGPDSITINFNGAKIEIASPLATTDLRLVWQVPLGTLLMDTLQNILLPLLLNIGLLALALFGFTTFRQQAARPVETQSGNAELQILRALNEEIVTQLPLGLLVHDLDSNRTVISNKIADHLLPHLNLQNIIAMADQHQGVIQATINNELYEIRQFRSQIAPRTQIFVIRDQDREILVNKKLKQAQRLYEKNQQGRIAFMRHIGEALQLPVKSIAEHASALNTPEARVVANEAQSIARLVDEIQLLNMLETDAWKTNATKFAIQPLIDEVALEMLPIIKRKGLQLLINNHLTTDEERHGDREALRKALQLLLNYSVTTTQIGKITLDITEEESGPDRLLFRILDTGEGISHGEVDNLHFPFLNETSEDRYGQANGLTFYLCNQLSRKLGGHLNIKTREGIGTRYNLHIKMTAEPQHEEQEEKLLDDVVAMIDITSNEVRNIVTRLLENWGAQCITPDERLASQEFDIFLTDNPSNLTSSGLLLSDDENGMRKIGPGQFRVNFNISNAMQDAVLQLIEEQLAQEGASESPLGGDENAQLHASGYYALFVDTVPEDVRRLYTESAAHDFAALAQTAHRLKGVFAMLNLVPGKQLCETLEHHIRESDATNIQKYTSDIDAYVKSLL
- the rcsB gene encoding response regulator transcription factor RcsB — encoded protein: MNSMNVIIADDHPIVLFGIRKSLEQIEWVNVVGEFEDSTALINNLPKLDAHVLITDLSMPGDKYGDGITLIKYIKRHFPNISIIVLTMNNNPAILSAVLELDIEGIVLKQGAPTDLPKALAALQKGKKFTPESVSRLLEKISAGGYGDKRLSPKESEVLRLFAEGFLVTEIARKLNRSIKTISSQKKSAMMKLGVENDIALLNYLSSVSLSPADKE